Part of the bacterium genome is shown below.
CGGCTCAATGAGGTGGTGCACTTCGGCGAAGGCCGTGGCGTCGGCGTTGTGCTCGCGGAGCGCCACCGGGCCGAGGTGCTTGTGGAAGTGCACGCCATCCTCGCTCCAGGCGTAGCCGATGCTCTCCTGGCTCTCGATGCGCACCGGGTGCAGCTTCGCCCCGCCGTAGAAGCAGTGGAACAGGCCGCCGTTGAAGCTGACCTCCGCCTCCGAGAAGCCCCCGTCGTCCCATTCGCCCCACTCGCCGGGCCGGAGGATGGGATTCGCCTCATGGGGCGTGTACGGTCCCTCGGGCCGCTCCGCGATGGCCAGCGAGAGCGGGCCGTAGTCCGGGCCGCGCGCCCCGATGGGGTACTCCGTGTACAGCCAGAACTGCCCGTCGCGCAGCACGACCCCGCCCACATAGCCGAAGCGCGGGAGGATGGGGTTGGCCGGGTGCTTGGTCCACGGTCCGAGCGGGGTGTCCGCCGTGGCCAGGCCCACGCTCCAGCGCTCCTCGCCCGGCGGGCCCTGCACGGCTTCCTGTGACGTGCCCGAGTACCACATCAGGTACTCCCCGGCGCCGCGACGGATCACGAAGGCGCAGGCGACATGCAGATCGTCCCAGGCGCCGGGCTCGCCCAGGCCCACCAGCGGGCCGGGGTGCTTGCGCCACGGGCCGAGCGGGTGGTCGGCGACGGCCGCGCCGATGCGGTAGCCGCCGCGCCAGTGCTCGGTGTCGGCGGCCACGCCGTGGTAGTAGAGCACATAGGTCAGGTTGTCCTTGAGCACATCGCAGCACTCGATGATGCGTCCGTCCCATTCCGTCGCGCCGCCGGGGCGCAGGATGGGGTTGGGGCCGGGGATCTGGATGAACGGCTCGTATGGTCGCACGCTGGCCTCCGCGGGTGTCGGTTCCACGCTATTCGGCGCGGCCACGACCGCACCTCTCGACGGGGGCAGGTCGCGACGCCGGCTATCCCGAAATGGCCTCGTTGAGGCCCCCATGCAGATCACCGCGCACATCCACGCACTACATGTTCCGTTCCAAGTCCCGCTGCCCACGGGCCCGCTGGAGCGTTTCGTCGTCGTGTATCTCGTCTACGGCGAGCACCGCGTCTGGCTGGTAGATGCGGGCGTGGCCGGCGCCGAGGGGCGCGTCTTTGACTACCTGCGCCAGACGGGCCGCTCGCCGGACGATGTCGCCGGCTTGCTGCTCACCCACGCACACCCCGATCACGTGGGCGCAGCCGCGGCGATCCAGGCGCGTACCGGCTGCCCCGTTCTCGTGCACGCGGCGGAGCGCGCGTGGGTCGAGGACGTGGACCGGCAGGCGCGCGAGCGCCCGGTGCCGGGGTTCTCCACCCTCGTAGGCGGCCCGGCGTCGGTGACCGGGCTGTTGGCAGACGGCGGGACGGTGGAACTGGAGCCCGGCCTGGCCGTCGAGGTGATCCACACACCGGGTCACTCGCCCGGGTCAGTCTCACTGTTGCTCGTGGCGGAGGGGGCGCTCTTCACCGGCGATGTGGTGCTCTCGCCGGGCGACCTGCCCATCTACGACAGCGCGGCGGTGCTGCAGGCGTCGCTGGCGAGACTGCAGGCCCTGCCCGCATTGGAGGTCATGCTCTCGGCCTGGGACGAGGCGCGCCGTGGCGAGGAGATCCCGAGGCGCCTGGCGGAGAGCCAGGAGTACCTCCGCAAGATCGCCGCCGCTGTCGAAGCCGCGGCGGAGGCCGGGGCGACGGACCTGTGCGCGGCGGTCCTGCCGCAGTTGGGCCTCCCCTCAGCGGCGGCCAATCCCCTGATCGCCCGGACCTTGCAGAGTCACAGGAGCGGGAGCGGCTGAGGCGCCATGGCCCCGACCTCTCCAGCGCCCGCGCCGCTGCACCGGGCCCGACTGGCCGATCGTGGACAGCGACCTGCCGCTGTGGCCGCCGGCCGCGCACCTGCCCACGGGCGGAGAAGGTTCGGGGCCGGCCGCCGACGAATGACCCGCAGTCTCGTTTGCCGCCAGCTACGGAGGTGTTGCTGCAATGTCTGACCAGAAACTCGGTTGCGCGATCTGGGGTGCCGGCTGGGTCGCCGATGAGCACCTGAACGCCTACATGGCCAACCCGCACTGCGAGGTCGTGGCTGTGGGCAGCCGCAAGGAGGCTTCGGCCCGCCGCGCCGCCGAGAAGTGCGGCGCCCCCAATGCCGCCATCTACACCGACTACGCGGAGCTGCTCAAGGACGACCGCATCCAGGTTCTGTCCGTATGCACGCCCAACCAGTTCCACGTTGAGAATGGCGTGCAGGCGGCGGCGGCCGGCAAGCACATCATCATGGAGAAGCCCATGGCGATGGAGCTGCAGGGCATCAAGGACCTGCGCGACGCCATGCGCGAGTCGGGCGTGAAGTCCCTCGTCAGCTTCGTCCTGCACTGGTGCCCGTCGCTGGTCAATGCGCGCACGCTCGTGCAGTCCGGCGCCATCGGCGACATCTTCTATGTCGAGGGCGACTACTGGCACGGCGTATCGGACTGGTACAGCGGCTGGGACTGGGCCCGCACCGTCAAGGAGGGCGGCAGCAGCTTCCTGTTCGGCGGTTGCCATGCGGTGGACGCGGTGCGCTGGATCAGCGGCCTGGAAGTCACGAGCGTTGCGGCCTTCGGCGGCGGCTGGGACAAGCGCTATGAGTACCCGGCGACGGTCGTGGGCGCGGTCACGTGGAGCAACGGGGCCGTCGGGAAGCTCTCATGCTCGGTGGACTGCATCATGCCCTACCAGTTCAACGTGGACATCATGGGCGACAAGGGCACGGTGCGTGACAACCTGGTCTGGTCCAAGGTGCTCATGCCCGAGGCCAATGCCTGGACGGAAGTGCCGGCCATCCTCCCCAACAGCGGCGACGTGGCCCACCACCCGTTCGAGGGCGAGATCAATCACCTGGTGGACGCGATCCGCAGCGACACGCGCCCGTGCCCGGACATCGAGGACGCCGTGAAGACCCACGAGGTTTGCCTGGCGCTGGACATGTCGGTGGCCAACGGCGGGGCGAAGGTGGAACTGCCGCTGTTGGAGGACTGAACGGCGGGGACAGAAGGAACGGAAGAACAGAAGAACGGGGTGAGGCACGGCGGCAACGGCGTCCTCACCCCGTCTGTCCTATCGTGCCCCGATCATCTCCGCGAAGTGCTCCCGACACCACGCTCGCCATAGCTCCACGTCGTCCGCCGTCGCGTGCGGATACGGTGCCCGGCAGCGCAGTGACGTCCTCAGGAAGCCTCCCGCCACGCCCCCTAGTCGATCGAAGCTCGTGTCCACAAACCCCCGCGGCTCCCATGTCTCCCCCAGGAACGCAAACAGCGCCTTGAGCTTCGCGCAGGCGGCTTCCGCCTCGGGCCAGCGCTCGGCCTGCGCGTCGCGCCAGAGCTTGAGCATGAACCCCGGCGACCAGTAGACCACCGAGCTGCACGCGCCGCACGCGCCGTGGCGGAAGAACTCGGCGAAGAGGTGCTCGCCGACGAAGACGTTGATCGCCTCACTCAGCCGCCGACAGCCCTCCTCGGTCCGCCCCACCGTGTCAGCGTTCGCCTTCACCATCAGGTACTGGGGTACGGCCTCTTTGACCGCCAGGTGCTGCTCGACCGTCAGCGTCACCTTCGCCCGCGTCGTCTCGTAGACCGAGAGCGCCAGGCCTGGCGCGGCGCTCGCCACGTCGCGGAAGAAGGCGACGATCTGGCCCTCGTGCACCGGCATCCAGAAGGGCAGGGCGACCTGGACGGCATCGGCCCCGATCTCAGCGGCGAAAGCGGCCTTCTGCATGGCGCCCCGATTGCACGTGTCCGTGCAGCCGACCATCGCCGGGGTGCCGTGCTCGTGACACACCTCCACCGTGGCCCGCGCGACGGCTCGGAACTCCTCGACACTCAACGCGTAGAACTCGCCGGTGCTGCCACCGGTGTAGACCCCAGGAATGCCCGCCTCACAGCAGGCAGCGACGTCACGCCGGTACGTCGCCTCATCGAACTCGTCGTTCGCGGTCCAGGCGACCGGCAGGCCGGCCCAGGGACCGATGAAGCTGTCGCGGGTGAGTGGCATCGGAGCAGCACCTTCTTCCGGAACGGGGCTAGCCGCAGACAGAGGGCCCTGGCGCCATGCAGGAGATGCGCGCGCGGCAGCGAACCATTGCCCATCGCAAGCTACAGGAGGCTGCCATGCGTATCGCCGTGGACGGAACCTACTTCGGCGTACTGCCGTCGCTCACCTCGGAACCCCTCATCGCCCTGGCCGTGGGCTGCGGCTCTCAGGGCCTGAACTGGCCGTTCCACCCCAACTTCGACATGGACGACCCGACCAAGGTGCGGCGGCTGCTCGACGCCGCCGGTCTCGGCGTCGTGTCCATCGGGCTCAACAACCACAGCTCGGCAATTCCCGGCTCGGAAGCCGCATGGCGGGATCATGTGGCCCAGGCGTCGGAAGCCGCCAACATCCTGGGCACCCGTGTGCTCGACTGCTGGCCCCGGCGGATGCCCGAGGTGGCCAAGGCCGATGCCCAGGCCACGCTGCGCGCCAACGTCGAGGCCGTGCTGCCGGTGCTGCAGAGCCATGGCGTGGTGTTGTCGCTGGAGTTCGAGCCCGACCACACCGTCGAGCGGTACCCGGAAGCCATCGAGTTCGTCCAGCCGTACCTGCCGTCGGTGGCGCTGACCGCCGACAGCTACCATGTGTTCCGCATCGGCGATGATCTGGCCGCCGCGGGCAAGGCGCTCGGACCGTCGCTGGCGATCCTGCACGCGTCGGGGAGCCATCGCGGCGAAGTCGGCAGCGAGGGCGACCTGTGCGACCACGCCGCCTTCATCAACGCGGCCAAGAGCGCGGGCTATGCCGGCGATGTGCTGCTGCAGTACCAGACCAAGGAGAACGCACTCGAGAGCCTGACGCGGGCGGTGAAGTTCATCAGCGCCATCGTCTAGGGAGTGACAACCATGCACCCGGCGACCAGACTGCGCGAGCTACTCAACGCGGGCGAGACGCTGGTCATGCCCGACGCCTACGATCCGCTGTCGGCGCGCATCATCGAGAAGCTTGGCTTCCAGGCCGTCCAGTGCTCCGGCTTCAGCATGGCCGCCTCGTGCCTTTGTGCCGAGGCGGCCTTTGGCTTTGAGCGGAACCTGGCGGCGACGGCCGGCATCGTCCGAGCCGTCAAGATCCCCGTCATGGCCGACGGTGAGGACGGCTTCGGCGACGCGTCCATGATCCCGGACACGATTGACGCCTACCTCGGAGCCGGCGTGGCGGGGATCAACACCGAGGACCAGGTACTGGGCGCGCCAGGGCCCAAGCAGCTGATCCCCCTGGCTCAGGCGGTGGAGAAGCTGCAGGCCGCCCGGCAGGCGGCGCATGATGCGGAAGTGCCGGGGCTCATCATCAACGGCCGGACCGACGCGCTCCCGGCCGGGGCCTCGCCCGCGGAGGGCCTCGGCGAGGCCATCGTGCGTGCCAACACCTATCTGCAGGCCGGGGCCGATCTGGCTTTCGTGGTCGGTGTGGACAGCCTGGAGCAGGTCCGGCAGCTCGTGCGCGAGATCACCGGCCCGGTCAGCATCGCCGCCGGGATGCCCAACAACATCGGCAACTTCTCGGTCGCGCAACTGCGTGATGCCGGCGTGGCTCGCGTCAGCCTCCCCTCGCTGCTGGTCTTCTCGGCCATCCAGGCGATGACGCGCTCCCTGGAGAGCGTGCAGCGGACGGACGGTTTCGCCGAGATCGTCAGCGAGGACATGGCGTGTGGCATGGCGGAGATCATGCAGTTGCTGGCTCCGTAGCCCTCCCCCGACGGCAACCGGGTGGCTGGCCGGCGAGCCATGTGCTACAATCGCGGCTCATTCCGCAGCTTGGTCTGCAGCAAAGGACGCTGTCGCTCGTGCTCAGATGGGTTCCCGTGGTGCTGCTCGTCTTCTCCAACCTCTTCATGACCTACGCCTGGTATGGCCACCTGAAGGACTTCCGTGACAAGCCCCTGCTAGTGGTGATCGGGCTGAGTTGGGGCGTCGCCTTCCTGGAGTACTGCCTGCAGGTGCCGGCCAACCGCCTGGGCTTCCACTTCATGTCGCTGGCCCAGCTCAAGGTGCTCCAGGAAGTCATCGCCATGGGCGTCTTCGCCGTCTTCGCGGTGGTCTATATGAAGCAGGCGCTGCGCCTGGACTTCCTGTGGGCCGGGCTGTGCCTCGTCGGCGCGGCGTACTTCATGTTCCGCGGCGTCAGGTGACGCTGCGGGCCCTCGGTCCACACGCCATGGCTGTCTCGCGTCCGCCGGGGCCCGCCAGCCCGCGTGGGGCTACTACGTACCGTCCTGGTGATGGTACCCCCAACATTGGTATAGAAGTCTTGGTGGACATTGGCCACTGAATCGGTCATACTTCCCACCAGAGAGACTTCATGACATCCAACCGCGACGTATACGAGGCTGCTCAGCTTCGGGAAGGGCAGCCACTATGCTCGGTAAGGACAAGCCGCGCCTGCTTATCGTATCCCCCGCCTGGTGCCAGGGCTGGTGGCGCGGGGGTAAGGTCCTAGCTCCCCCCCTGAGCCTGCCGCTGCTGGCGGGCCTCACCCCTCGGGATGTGGACGTCCAACTCATTGACGAGAACGTGGAACGTCTCGACCCGGACACGCCGGCCGACTGGGTGGCTCTCACCGTGCCCACCGCCTCGGCGCCGCGGGCATACGAGATGGCCGCGGGCTTCCGGGCGCGGGGCATCCCCGTGGTCATGGGAGGCATCCATCCCACGGTTCTGCCCGATGAGGCCGCGCTGCACGCGGACGCCGTCGTGGTGGGCGAGGCCGAGGGAGTGTGGCGCGAGGTGATCGCCGACCTGGCGGGGGGGCGCCTACAGCCGCGCTATCAGGCGCCCGAGTTGCACGACCTGGTCGGTCTGCCCCGTCCGCGCCGCGAGCTCCTGCACACCGATCGTTACCTGACCATCAATGTCGTCCAGACGGCGCGCGGCTGCCCCCATGGCTGCACGTTCTGTACTGTCAGCTCGATCTTCGGCGGGCAGTATCGCTTCCGACCGGTCCCTGAGGTGGTGGAGGAGGTGCGCGGCCTGGGCGGCTGGGTCGGCTTCGTGGATGACAACATCGTCGGCAACCGCCGCCGCGCCAAGGAGCTGTTCGAGGCGCTCATCCCGCTCAAGCTCCGCTGGATCAGCCAGGGCGACCTGACCATGGCGAAGGACCCGGAGCTGTTGCGCCTGGCCCGGCGCAGTGGTTGCCAGGCGATGTACATCGGCCTGGAGTCGGTATCGGACGAGAACCTGCGCGCCACCCACAAGTCATCCAATCTGAACTGCGACATGGGGGAGGCCATCGCGAAGATCCACCAGGCCGGCATCGAGATCATTGGCTCGTTCGTGCTCGGGCTGGATGGCGACGACGCCAGCGTGTTCGCGCGCACTGCGGCGTTCGCCCAGAAACACAAGCTGGTGGCGGCCCAGTTCTCCTCCCTGACGCCGTTCCCCGGCACGGCGATCCATCGCCAGCTCGAGGCGGAGGGCCGCATCGAGGACCGTGACTGGTCCCACTACACCATGAGCAACGTGGTGTTCCGTCCGCAGCAGATGACCAGCCTCCAGTTGCGGGCGGGGCAGGTGGACACCTACCGACGGTTCTACTCCCTCCCGTCCATCTTCCAGCGCGCGCTCACGGGCCGTGGGAACCTCGCGACTCGTCTGCTGGTGAACTTCAGCTACCGACGGCTGCATGCGGGCAAGGGCCTGTGCAAGAGTCTACCGTCACACGAGCCGGTGGCGCCGACCTCGACGCTCGTGCCCCAGGCCGCCGGCGACACGCCGGTCAAGGCCCCGGCCGGAACCGGCTCGTGACGGCAGGCGCCGGGTAGCCTAGCGATGGTTCGTCCAAAGGCAGCAAGAGGAGGACCGGAATGCCGAACACACGGCGCGAGAAGACAATCAAGCCGGCGAAGCTGACCAAGAAAGCCATGAAAGAGAAGCGAGCCAAGGGCAAGCACAAGGACAAGGCCGCGGAGCCCCTCAGGACCCCGTAGCCAGGCCGTAGGCACGCAGGACGAAGTCCACAATCGGCGTCGGGTCCACCAGCGAGTGCGGGTGGTGGGCGACGCCGGGCTTGCAGATCGTCTCGATCCGCCCCCCGAGCTTCGGGTAGCGGTCCTTCACCACCAGCACGTTCTCCGCCGGTGGCACGGAGGTGTCGGCGTCG
Proteins encoded:
- a CDS encoding dihydrodipicolinate synthase family protein, coding for MPLTRDSFIGPWAGLPVAWTANDEFDEATYRRDVAACCEAGIPGVYTGGSTGEFYALSVEEFRAVARATVEVCHEHGTPAMVGCTDTCNRGAMQKAAFAAEIGADAVQVALPFWMPVHEGQIVAFFRDVASAAPGLALSVYETTRAKVTLTVEQHLAVKEAVPQYLMVKANADTVGRTEEGCRRLSEAINVFVGEHLFAEFFRHGACGACSSVVYWSPGFMLKLWRDAQAERWPEAEAACAKLKALFAFLGETWEPRGFVDTSFDRLGGVAGGFLRTSLRCRAPYPHATADDVELWRAWCREHFAEMIGAR
- a CDS encoding MBL fold metallo-hydrolase — translated: MQITAHIHALHVPFQVPLPTGPLERFVVVYLVYGEHRVWLVDAGVAGAEGRVFDYLRQTGRSPDDVAGLLLTHAHPDHVGAAAAIQARTGCPVLVHAAERAWVEDVDRQARERPVPGFSTLVGGPASVTGLLADGGTVELEPGLAVEVIHTPGHSPGSVSLLLVAEGALFTGDVVLSPGDLPIYDSAAVLQASLARLQALPALEVMLSAWDEARRGEEIPRRLAESQEYLRKIAAAVEAAAEAGATDLCAAVLPQLGLPSAAANPLIARTLQSHRSGSG
- a CDS encoding isocitrate lyase/PEP mutase family protein yields the protein MHPATRLRELLNAGETLVMPDAYDPLSARIIEKLGFQAVQCSGFSMAASCLCAEAAFGFERNLAATAGIVRAVKIPVMADGEDGFGDASMIPDTIDAYLGAGVAGINTEDQVLGAPGPKQLIPLAQAVEKLQAARQAAHDAEVPGLIINGRTDALPAGASPAEGLGEAIVRANTYLQAGADLAFVVGVDSLEQVRQLVREITGPVSIAAGMPNNIGNFSVAQLRDAGVARVSLPSLLVFSAIQAMTRSLESVQRTDGFAEIVSEDMACGMAEIMQLLAP
- a CDS encoding B12-binding domain-containing radical SAM protein: MLGKDKPRLLIVSPAWCQGWWRGGKVLAPPLSLPLLAGLTPRDVDVQLIDENVERLDPDTPADWVALTVPTASAPRAYEMAAGFRARGIPVVMGGIHPTVLPDEAALHADAVVVGEAEGVWREVIADLAGGRLQPRYQAPELHDLVGLPRPRRELLHTDRYLTINVVQTARGCPHGCTFCTVSSIFGGQYRFRPVPEVVEEVRGLGGWVGFVDDNIVGNRRRAKELFEALIPLKLRWISQGDLTMAKDPELLRLARRSGCQAMYIGLESVSDENLRATHKSSNLNCDMGEAIAKIHQAGIEIIGSFVLGLDGDDASVFARTAAFAQKHKLVAAQFSSLTPFPGTAIHRQLEAEGRIEDRDWSHYTMSNVVFRPQQMTSLQLRAGQVDTYRRFYSLPSIFQRALTGRGNLATRLLVNFSYRRLHAGKGLCKSLPSHEPVAPTSTLVPQAAGDTPVKAPAGTGS
- a CDS encoding sugar phosphate isomerase/epimerase → MRIAVDGTYFGVLPSLTSEPLIALAVGCGSQGLNWPFHPNFDMDDPTKVRRLLDAAGLGVVSIGLNNHSSAIPGSEAAWRDHVAQASEAANILGTRVLDCWPRRMPEVAKADAQATLRANVEAVLPVLQSHGVVLSLEFEPDHTVERYPEAIEFVQPYLPSVALTADSYHVFRIGDDLAAAGKALGPSLAILHASGSHRGEVGSEGDLCDHAAFINAAKSAGYAGDVLLQYQTKENALESLTRAVKFISAIV
- a CDS encoding DMT family protein, with the protein product MLRWVPVVLLVFSNLFMTYAWYGHLKDFRDKPLLVVIGLSWGVAFLEYCLQVPANRLGFHFMSLAQLKVLQEVIAMGVFAVFAVVYMKQALRLDFLWAGLCLVGAAYFMFRGVR
- a CDS encoding Gfo/Idh/MocA family oxidoreductase, producing MSDQKLGCAIWGAGWVADEHLNAYMANPHCEVVAVGSRKEASARRAAEKCGAPNAAIYTDYAELLKDDRIQVLSVCTPNQFHVENGVQAAAAGKHIIMEKPMAMELQGIKDLRDAMRESGVKSLVSFVLHWCPSLVNARTLVQSGAIGDIFYVEGDYWHGVSDWYSGWDWARTVKEGGSSFLFGGCHAVDAVRWISGLEVTSVAAFGGGWDKRYEYPATVVGAVTWSNGAVGKLSCSVDCIMPYQFNVDIMGDKGTVRDNLVWSKVLMPEANAWTEVPAILPNSGDVAHHPFEGEINHLVDAIRSDTRPCPDIEDAVKTHEVCLALDMSVANGGAKVELPLLED